The nucleotide window TCTACTTCTCTTCTCTTATCATATAATTCATTTAATTTTTCATAGATGTCTATCATGTTACCCCTTCATCCCTTTCTTCTCGCAAAGCTCGTATAATACACCTGATGCTGATTTTGGATGCATGAAAGCAATATCTGCTCCTCCTGCACCCGGTCTTGGCTGTTCATCAATCATTCGAATTCCATTTTCTTTCATTTCTGCAATTCTTGCTTCTATCGATGTAACTCCAAGCGCCACATGGTGGATCCCTTCACCGCGTTTTTCGATAAATGCAGCAATTGTGCTTTCCGCTGATACCGGCTCAAGCAGTTCTAGCTTCGTTTCACCTGCTTGTAAAAAAGCAACCTTAACTTTCTGGCTAGCTACCTCTTCAATCCCTAATAGCGTCAGCTTTAACACATCGGTATAAAATGGAAGTGTCTCATCTAGAGACCTTACAGCAATTCCAATATGGTCGACCTTTTTAATCATGTATACCCCTCTGTTCCATTATTAAATTTACTCGACAATTACTGTATTCGGTAAAAAGTTCATAAATCCTTCCCAAAATTGCTAAGTAGTTCCGTTGTCCATTTGGGCTTTTCCATGTACAATGTAATAAAAGCCTAAATGTTAGGGAGGTTTCATTTTTGAAAAATAGGAAGACTAGGAAAATTATCGTTTATTTAATGCTTTTCGCCATGCTTGCCTCTACTCTCCTAATTGGAATTGGCTCATTACTGTAACAAACATAAATAAGGGACTGTTCCACTGGGGGCAGTCCCTTCTCTATTAATCAATTGCACCATTTTCTTGCGCTAACTTCTCAAACGACTTTTTTGATGAAATAACTAAAATTTTCGTCCCTAATGGGATTAATGGAAAGAGTGAAGAGATCACTTCATTTTGGCTGCGAATACATCCCTGTGAGACATATTTGCCAATCGAGGCAGGCTGATTTGTCCCGTGAACCCCATAGGTTCTGCCATCAGTTCCCCTGGCATCAAAGCCAATCCACCTAGCTCCTAACGGGTTCTTTGGGTCTCCTCCGCGAATATTTCCTTTACGAAAATAGGGATCTTTGGCTTTTACGGTAATCGTAAAGAGTCCTTCTGGAGTTAATTCTTGCGTTTTACCTGTACCGACACTCACAACAGTTTGAACTTTATTATCATTAATAAAGGCTAGCTCATTTTTCGTTTTGTTAATGATGACAAACGGATCACCAGGCATCGGGTTTGCCCCTAACGGCCAAAGCGGTGAAATAAAAAAAGAAATTAGGATCGGCGATAGAAGTTTTATCAATGGAGCCACCACCTCTTTTTTTCCATAGTTTGCATCATTTAACAGGTATTATTCGCTTCTGTTAAAGAAAAAAAGATGATCATAAAGACCATCTTTCTGCAGAACATTATTAAAGCATTTTTTGCAAGAAATCTTGGGCACGTTGGCTTTTAGGACTAGCAAAGAATTCACTTGGCGGTGCATCTTCAACAAGCACCCCGCCATCAAGAAATAAGACTCTGTCAGCCACTTCTCTCGCAAAGCCCATTTCATGCGTGACAATAGCCATTGTCATTCCTGTATGGGCAAGTGATTTCATTACTTCCAAAACCTCTTTAACCATTTCTGGATCAAGTGCAGAGGTAGGTTCATCGAAAAGCATAACCTCAGGCTCCATCGCTAATGCCCGGGCAATGGCCACCCGCTGCTTTTGCCCACCGGACAATCTTGTTGGATATTCATTAGCTTTTTCCGATAATCCTACTTGTTTTAATAATTCAACGGCAACTTTTTCAGCTTGATCCCTCGACAATCCTTTTACCTTCATAGGTGCATAGGTTAGATTCTGCAGGACCGTCTTGTGAGGGAACAAATGAAAGTGTTGAAAAACCATACCAACATTCTGTCTCACGTGAAGGATATTAGTTTTTTTATCGGTTACCTCTTTATCGTCAATCCAAATTTCTCCATTGGTAGGTTCCTCCAGCAGGTTTAAACAACGTAGGAAAGTCGATTTCCCTGAACCTGATGGGCCAATGATCGCTACAACCTCTCCCGCTTTAATAGTAGTGGAAATCCCCTTTAATACTTCAAGACTGCCATAACTTTTATACAAGTTCTCAATCTTAATCACTGCGTCTCATTCTCCTCTCAAGCGCTTTTCCTAAGAAGGTCAAAGTAATAACCATTAAATAATAGATTAACCCGGCTATTAGTAATGGTTCAAAAAAGGAGTAATTTTCAGCGCCAACTTGATAAGAGCGGCGCATAATATCCATAACCCCAATGGTTGTGACAATGGCAGATTCTTTCGTTAATGAAATAAATTCATTCATTAAGGCGGGAAGAATGTTTTTTAGTGCCTGCGGAAGGATAATATCCCACATCATTTTTCCGTATGGTACCCCTAAGGCCATCGCCGCTTCCTGCTGTCCCTTATCAACGGCAAGTATACCAGCGCGAATAATTTCCGAGATATACGCCCCAGAATTTAGTGCGAACGATAATATTGCTGCTGTATATGGTTCGATTTGATAGCCAATCACCTGTGGTGAACCATAATAAATCAACATTAATTGCAAAACAAGCGGTGTTCCGCGAAAAATAGACGTATACACATCTGCAAACCAATTAAGAATTCTTATCGAGCTAATTTTAAATAATGATAAAATAATTCCAAGCACAAACCCCAATACCCCTGCTAGTACCACGATTTGAAGGGTAACCAGGATACCTTTTAAAATATATGGCATGGAGGGAATGAATTGAGTAAAATCTAAGTTCATTCATCGTCCGTCCTCTCTATCAAAAATGGAGAGACGTTCAGAATCGAACGTCTCTAGTACACCTAGACCTATTGTTCCCCACCGAACCACTTGACAACCAACTTTTGCAGTTCACCGTTTTCCTTCATTTTCTTTAACTCGTTGTTAAACTTTGCTGTTAAATCACTATTTTTTGGGAAAGCAATCGCTGAGCCCGCTTCTTCTGGGTCATCACTAATCGTAAAACCTTTAAATTCTTTTTCTTTTTCAAAATAACCCTTGGCAACAGTATCCTCAATGATAGCAGCATCAAAGCGGCCTGATTTAATTTCTTGGATTAGGTCTGGAATACGGTTGCGGTTTTCTATTTTAATAGGAACCTGTTTATTAATTTCCTCAGCCTTTCCTTCTTGAATGGAACCAAGCTGTACACCAACTGTTTTACCTTTTAAATCTTCTACCGATTCAATCCCGCTGTCCTTTTTAGAAACAATTAAGTGCTGGGCTGTATAATAGATATCACTGAAGTCAACGTTTTTCTTTCTTTTCTCCGTAGGTGTCATACCTGCTAATACAAAATCAGCTTGTCCTGATTTAAGTGATTGAACTAAACCGCCAAAATCCATATCCTTTACCTTTACTTCGTAGCCAAGATTTTTCGAAATTGCTTTAGCCAAATCCACATCAAAACCAATAATTTCATCGCTTTTTCCTGTTTCCACATATTCAAATGGCGGATAGTCAGCAGACGTTGCCATCACTAATACCTTCTTTTCCCCGCTTTTCTTGCTAGCTTTTTCACTTGTACCACAAGCAGCAAGTAAACCTACAGTCATCATCATTATTAATAATAAAATAAGTGCCTTCTTCATTTGTTTTCCCCCTATAACTTATCTGAAAATTGAAATATTACCCTATTCCTTAAATAGTCCAATTTTCAAGAATAATAGAATGTTGGATTAATAATTATTCATTGTAATGAATTTTAACACAAACTAATAATTATGCAAATATATTTTTAAAGATTCATTTAAATTTTTTTAAAGTAACTTTTTCCAAAAAAATAGAGCCAATCTCCATTGGGAGATTGGCTCTTTACTTCATTAAAATTCTTCACAGTATTCATCAAATTCCTTCTGCAGTTTGGAAACGACTGTCGCAGGATCAAAGCCTTCGATTTGATGTCTTTCCACCATGGAGCAAATCTTACCGTCCTTTAATAGGGCGAAAGAAGGTGAGGATGGCGGATAGCCTGTGAAATAGCTACGCGCCGTTTCCGTTGCTTCCTTATCCTGTCCAGCAAAAACGGTAACTAGATGATCAGGACGTTTATCATAATGGACGGCATGTGCTGCTGCGGGTCTTGCCACACCACCGGCACAACCGCAAACAGAATTGATCATAACTAAAGTCGTTCCTTTTTGCGACAATGCCTCTTCTACGTCAGTAGGTGTTTTCAGTTCTTTATATCCAGCTGATGCAATTTCCTGACGTGCCTGGTTTACCACATCATTCATGAAAAAATTAAAATCCATGCTCATGAAAAACACTCCTTTATGTTATGTAATGTATATAACTATATAAGTACATCATAACAGTAAAAATGCATTTTTTCCAATCTAAAAAAACTGCCGAAACCGGCAGCTCATTCGTTTAAAAAAGTATGGAATAATGTTTCTACAGCAATCGCCACTGTGGTTTCACCCGCAATAACCTCATTTTCTAATTTTGGCAGTTCCTGTTTAACACCCTCATGATGGTAAAAATAAAATTGGAGCTGGTCGGTAATCATGGAATAAAGCCATTCTCGCGACTGGGACTTCCTTCTATTTTCAAATACCCCTGATCTTTTCCCCGTTTGTTCGAACGATTGAATAACATCCCAGATCCCACTGATTCCTTCATGCGTTATGGAGGAACAGGTATATGCCTTTGTTGCCCAGCCTTTTGTTGCAGGCTGCAAAAAATGGAGGATTCGGTTATACTCTTTTCTAGTTTGCTCTGCTTTTGGCTTATTCTCACCATCTGCTTTATGAACAAGGATGGAATCAGCTAATTCCATAATCCCTTTTTTCATCCCCTGGAGCTCATCACCGGCTCCCGTCAGTACAAGAAGCATGAAAAAATCCACCATATCGCGAATAATGACCTCACTTTGTCCAACACCAACCGTTTCGATTAGAATCACATCAAAACCGGCAGCCTCACAAAGTAACATCGCTTCCCTCGTTTTTCGATGAACCCCACCCAGTTTTCCCGCTGTTGGAGAAGGGCGGATAAAGGCCCTCGGATTTCTAGACAAGTGTTCCATCCTTGTTTTGTCCCCCAGGATACTACCGCCGCTAATACTGGAGCTTGGATCAATGGCTAACACGGCTACATTGTGGCCCAAGCCGCAGAGGTAAGTTCCAAACGCTTCAATAAAGGTGCTTTTGCCGGCACCGGGCACACCGGTGATACCAATCCGTATCGACTTCCCGCTATGGCGGTGGAGCTTTTGCAGCAGCTGCTGCGCCTTCTTGAAATGC belongs to Neobacillus sp. OS1-2 and includes:
- the mce gene encoding methylmalonyl-CoA epimerase, which encodes MIKKVDHIGIAVRSLDETLPFYTDVLKLTLLGIEEVASQKVKVAFLQAGETKLELLEPVSAESTIAAFIEKRGEGIHHVALGVTSIEARIAEMKENGIRMIDEQPRPGAGGADIAFMHPKSASGVLYELCEKKGMKG
- the prli42 gene encoding stressosome-associated protein Prli42, which gives rise to MKNRKTRKIIVYLMLFAMLASTLLIGIGSLL
- a CDS encoding L,D-transpeptidase — protein: MPGDPFVIINKTKNELAFINDNKVQTVVSVGTGKTQELTPEGLFTITVKAKDPYFRKGNIRGGDPKNPLGARWIGFDARGTDGRTYGVHGTNQPASIGKYVSQGCIRSQNEVISSLFPLIPLGTKILVISSKKSFEKLAQENGAID
- a CDS encoding amino acid ABC transporter ATP-binding protein, with protein sequence MIKIENLYKSYGSLEVLKGISTTIKAGEVVAIIGPSGSGKSTFLRCLNLLEEPTNGEIWIDDKEVTDKKTNILHVRQNVGMVFQHFHLFPHKTVLQNLTYAPMKVKGLSRDQAEKVAVELLKQVGLSEKANEYPTRLSGGQKQRVAIARALAMEPEVMLFDEPTSALDPEMVKEVLEVMKSLAHTGMTMAIVTHEMGFAREVADRVLFLDGGVLVEDAPPSEFFASPKSQRAQDFLQKML
- a CDS encoding amino acid ABC transporter permease, which produces MNLDFTQFIPSMPYILKGILVTLQIVVLAGVLGFVLGIILSLFKISSIRILNWFADVYTSIFRGTPLVLQLMLIYYGSPQVIGYQIEPYTAAILSFALNSGAYISEIIRAGILAVDKGQQEAAMALGVPYGKMMWDIILPQALKNILPALMNEFISLTKESAIVTTIGVMDIMRRSYQVGAENYSFFEPLLIAGLIYYLMVITLTFLGKALERRMRRSD
- a CDS encoding transporter substrate-binding domain-containing protein, producing MKKALILLLIMMMTVGLLAACGTSEKASKKSGEKKVLVMATSADYPPFEYVETGKSDEIIGFDVDLAKAISKNLGYEVKVKDMDFGGLVQSLKSGQADFVLAGMTPTEKRKKNVDFSDIYYTAQHLIVSKKDSGIESVEDLKGKTVGVQLGSIQEGKAEEINKQVPIKIENRNRIPDLIQEIKSGRFDAAIIEDTVAKGYFEKEKEFKGFTISDDPEEAGSAIAFPKNSDLTAKFNNELKKMKENGELQKLVVKWFGGEQ
- a CDS encoding BrxA/BrxB family bacilliredoxin, producing the protein MSMDFNFFMNDVVNQARQEIASAGYKELKTPTDVEEALSQKGTTLVMINSVCGCAGGVARPAAAHAVHYDKRPDHLVTVFAGQDKEATETARSYFTGYPPSSPSFALLKDGKICSMVERHQIEGFDPATVVSKLQKEFDEYCEEF
- the meaB gene encoding methylmalonyl Co-A mutase-associated GTPase MeaB gives rise to the protein MGTDHKPEWSDPNNPGSCSSVVRKGQEIEGQTAAIQKNIRFQKRSSSEPTVDELYEGIIKGDRGILARAITLVESNAGQHFKKAQQLLQKLHRHSGKSIRIGITGVPGAGKSTFIEAFGTYLCGLGHNVAVLAIDPSSSISGGSILGDKTRMEHLSRNPRAFIRPSPTAGKLGGVHRKTREAMLLCEAAGFDVILIETVGVGQSEVIIRDMVDFFMLLVLTGAGDELQGMKKGIMELADSILVHKADGENKPKAEQTRKEYNRILHFLQPATKGWATKAYTCSSITHEGISGIWDVIQSFEQTGKRSGVFENRRKSQSREWLYSMITDQLQFYFYHHEGVKQELPKLENEVIAGETTVAIAVETLFHTFLNE